One Buteo buteo chromosome 4, bButBut1.hap1.1, whole genome shotgun sequence DNA segment encodes these proteins:
- the STRIP2 gene encoding striatin-interacting protein 2 isoform X3 gives MRLLDGLEVVNRDKRLKVARAILYLAQGVFGDCDNEGDVLHWSRHNSFLLYRLGTFTAFLELLNMEIDNSQACSSALRKPAISLADSTELRVLLSVMYLMVENIRVEQETDPPEWKSCRETFRMELSFPVHTEEPFALLLFTMVTKFCSGHAPHFPMKKVLLLLWKVLLFTLGGFEALQAMKVRKREELGLPPLPEDSIQVMRSMRAASPPTYSIELTDQQQQKRGHRSRRPLVKQDSLDIYNERDPFKNDEAGIDEEENDDVDSGIEGELDLMERDAIIPTMPAQRPPIERVSFPKGLPWAPKVRQKDIEHFLEASRNKFIGFTLGQDTETLIGLPRPIHESVKTLKQHKYVSISDVQIKNEEELEKCPMSLGEEEVQETPCEILYRAMLYNLPQYMIALLKILLAAAPTSKAKTDSINILADVLPEEMPITVLQSMKLGIDVNRHKEIIVKSISALLLLLLKHFKLNHIYQFEYVSQHLVFANCIPLILKFFNQNIMSYITAKNSISVLDYPHCTVYDLPELTAESLEAGDNNQFCWRNLFSCINLLRILNKLTKWKHSRTMMLVVFKSAPILKRALKVKQAMMQLYVLKLLKIQTKYLGRQWRKSNMKTMSAIYQKVRHRMNDDWAYGNDIDARPWDFQAEECTLRANIEAFNSRRYDRPQDSEFAPVDNCLQSVLGQRLELPEDFHYSYELWLEREVFSQPIRWEELLHYQ, from the exons TAGCACGGGCCATCCTCTACCTGGCACAGG GTGTCTTCGGAGACTGTGATAATGAAGGGGATGTTCTGCACTGGTCTCGGCACAACAGCTTCCTCCTGTACCGGCTGGGAACCTTCACTGCCTTCCTGGAGCTCCTCAACATGGAGATTGA CAACAGCCAGGCCTGCAGCAGCGCCCTGAGGAAGCCGGCCATCTCGCTAGCCGACAGCACGGAGCTCAG GGTGCTGCTCAGTGTCATGTACCTGATGGTGGAGAACATCCGTGTGGAGCAGGAGACGGATCCCCCCGAGTGGAAAAGCTGCCGGGAGACCTTCAGGATGGAGCTGA GTTTCCCCGTGCACACTGAAGAGCCCTTTGCTCTTCTGCTCTTCACGATGGTGACCAAGTTCTGCAGTGGTCACGCTCCACACTTCCCCATGAAGAaggtcctgctcctgctctggaaGGTGCTTCTG TTCACGCTGGGTGGATTTGAAGCCCTGCAGGCGATGAAGGTGAGGAAGcgggaggagctggggctgccacCCTTGCCAGAGGACAGCATCCAGGTGATGCGCAGCATGCGCGCCGCTTCGCCTCCCACCTACTCCATCGAGCTCAcggaccagcagcagcagaagcgcGGTCACCGCAGCCGGAGG cccctggtgaagCAAGACAGTTTGGATATCTACAACGAGAGAGACCCCTTCAAGAATGATGAAGCAGGAATTGACGAAGAGGAGAACGATGATGTGGACAGCGGGATCGAGGGGGAACTGGACCTGATGGAGAGGGACGCGATTATCCCCACGATGCCTGCTCAGCGCCCACCTATCGAAAGGGTGTCATTCCCCAAAGGGCTCCCCTGGGCCCCCAAAGTCAG ACAGAAAGACATCGAGCATTTCCTGGAAGCAAGCAGAAACAAATTCATCGGATTCACGCTGGGACA AGACACCGAAACCCTGATAGGGCTACCACGGCCCATCCATGAAAGTGTGAAGACACTGAAGCAG CACAAGTACGTTTCCATCTCAGACGTCCAGATAAAGAatgaggaggagctggagaaatGCCCCATGTCTCTG ggagaagaggaagtCCAAGAAACCCCTTGTGAGATCTTGTATCGAGCAATGTTGTACAATCTCCCCCAGTATATG ATAGCTTTGTTGAAGATCCTCCTTGCTGCAGCGCCCACCTCTAAAGCCAAGACCGACTCCATCAACATCCTGGCGGACGTGTTGCCTGAAGAGATGCC CATCACTGTTCTTCAGAGCATGAAACTGGGGATTGATGTGAACAGACACAAAGAGATCATCGTGAAGAGCATCTCggctttgctgttgctgctcctCAAGCACTTCAAGCTGAACCACATCTACCAG TTTGAGTACGTGTCCCAACATTTGGTGTTTGCCAACTGCATCCCGCTGATCCTGAAGTTCTTCAACCAAAACATCATGTCTTATATCACTGCCAAAAACAG CATCTCTGTCCTGGATTATCCGCATTGTACAGTCTATGATTTGCCCGAGCTCACTGCAGAAAGCCTG GAAGCCGGAGACAACAACCAGTTCTGCTGGAGAAATTTATTCTCCTGCATTAACTTGCTGAGGATCCTCAACAAGCTGACCAAGTGGAAGCACTCGAGGACAATG ATGCTGGTAGTCTTCAAGTCGGCCCCAATACTGAAACGAGCTCTGAAGGTGAAGCAGGCCATGATGCAGCTGTATGTCCTCAAACTGTTGAAAATCCAGACCAAATACCTGGGGCGTCAGTGGAGAAAAAGCAACATGAAAACCATGTCTGCCATTTACCAGAAGGTGCGGCATCGCATGAACGATGACTGGGCTTACGGCAATG ATATCGATGCCAGACCATGGGATTTCCAGGCTGAAGAATGCACCCTGAGAGCCAACATCGAAGCCTTCAACAGCCGGAGATACGACAGACCTCAAGACTCAGAGTTTGCGCCAGTGGACAACTGCCTGCAGAGCGTGCTGGGACAGCGGCTGGAGCTCCCCGAGGACTTCCACTACTCCTACGAACTCTGGCTGGAGCGGGAGGTGTTTTCCCAGCCCATTCGCTGGGAGGAGCTGCTGCATTACCAGTGA